A window of Ipomoea triloba cultivar NCNSP0323 chromosome 2, ASM357664v1 contains these coding sequences:
- the LOC116009756 gene encoding protein Asterix, producing MSSQGNDPRLPSAAKPYKPQPVASQDLPMDYSGFIAVVFGVFGAMFRYKICSWLAIIFSAQSLANMKNIETDLRQISMAMMFGIMGLVTNYLGVGPRSSKK from the exons ATGTCGTCGCAGGGTAACGATCCACGGTTGCCGTCGGCTGCGAAGCCGTACAAACCTCAGCCGGTAGCTTCTCAAGATCTTCCTATGGACTACTCCGGCTTCATCGCCGTCGTCTTCGGCGTTTTTGGTGCCATGTTCCGA TACAAGATATGTTCGTGGCTCGCGATAATTTTCAGTGCGCAATCACTTGCTAACATGAAGAACATTGAAACTGATCTTAGGCAAATCTCCATGGCCATGAT GTTTGGTATTATGGGGTTGGTGACAAATTACTTGGGTGTTGGCCCTCGATCAAGCaagaaataa
- the LOC116010695 gene encoding biotin carboxyl carrier protein of acetyl-CoA carboxylase 1, chloroplastic-like, whose amino-acid sequence MASFTVPCPNTSAVFVGASSQSRHQLPPQTSVSFPSDSRSAPALLSRPQGGFKVSAQLNEVSAIEKSTNSHLATEEEVPKAMADATSISAFLSQAANLVKLVDSKDIVEVQLKQMECEILIRKKEALSPMNITAALVSTAQPAFVQPMVQPQMPPGPAPAPLPAAPALPPPAPAKAKSSHPPLKCPMAGTFYRSPAPGAPPFVKVGDKIKKGQVVCIIEAMKLMNEIEAEQSGTVVEIVAEDGKPVSVDMPLFIIEP is encoded by the exons ATGGCTTCTTTCACTGTCCCTTGCCCCAATACCTCCGCCGTTTTTGTTGGTGCTTCGTCCCAGTCCCGCCACCAGCTTCCGCCGCAGACCTCTGTTTCTTTCCCCTCCGATTCGAGATCGGCACCCGCATTGCTCTCTCGTCCTCAG GGTGGTTTTAAGGTGTCTGCACAGCTCAATGAG GTTTCTGCTATTGAGAAATCTACAAATTCACATCTAGCCACTGAGGAAGAAGTTCCCAAGGCTATGGCTGATGCTACCTCCATTTCAGCTTTCTTGTCTCAAGCAGCCAATCTTGTGAA GCTTGTGGATTCAAAGGACATTGTAGAGGTGCAGTTAAAGCAAATGGAATGCGAAATCCTTATAAGGAAAAAGGAAGCGTTATCCCCGATGAACATCACAGCAGCTCTAGTTTCTACAGCACAGCCCGCTTTTGTTCAGCCAATGGTCCAGCCTCAAATGCCACCTGGTCCTGCTCCTGCACCCCTTCCAGCTGCTCCTGCTCTTCCACCACCTGCGCCTGCAAAAGCAAAGTCATCTCATCCCCCGCTAAAATGCCCCATGGCTGGAACTTTTTACCGTTCCCCTGCCCCCGGTGCACCACCTTTTGTTAAG GTTGGAGACAAGATTAAAAAGGGTCAGGTAGTTTGCATCATTGAGGCAATGAAATTGATGAATGAAATTGAG GCTGAGCAGTCTGGGACAGTAGTCGAGATAGTTGCTGAAGATGGCAAGCCTGTCAGCGTAGACATG CCTCTATTTATCATTGAACCCTGA